The nucleotide window CGAGTTCGCCCGTAACGTGATGGGCTGGAAGGACGCCAACTCCACCGAGTTCGATCGCGCCAGCGGTCACCCGGTCGTGGGCCTGATCACCGAGTGGGAAGACGCCACCGGCGCCGTGGAAGTGCGGACCGAAACGTCCGACCTGGGCGGTACCATGCGTCTCGGCGCCCAGGAATGCCTGCTCGAAACCGGCTCCCTGGTGCACGATTGCTATGCCAAGGATGTGATCGTCGAGCGTCACCGCCATCGCTACGAAGTGAACAACAAGCTGCTGCCGCAACTGATCGAAGCTGGCCTGAAGATCTCCGGTCGTTCCGGTGACGGCGCGCTGGTGGAAGTGGTCGAGTCCCCGGACCATCCATGGTTCGTCGCCTGCCAGTTCCACCCCGAGTTCACCTCGACGCCACGGGACGGTCATCCGCTGTTCAGCGGTTTCGTAAAGGCCGCTTTGGCTCAACACCAGAAAAAGGCATAAGACGATGACCCAGAAGATCATTCGCGTCGGCGACATCGAGATTGCCAACGACAAGCCCATGGTGCTGTTCGGCGGCATGAACGTGCTGGAAAGCCGCGACATGGCGATGCAGGTCTGCGAGGAGTACGTCAAGGTTACCCAGAAACTGGGTATCCCCTACGTCTTCAAGGCCAGCTTCGACAAGGCCAACCGTTCGTCCGTGAGCTCTTACCGTGGCCCGGGCCTGGAAGAGGGCATGCGCATCTTCCAGGACATCAAGCAAGCCTTCGGCGTGCCGATCATCACCGATGTCCACGAGCCTGACCAGGCCGCGGTCGTTGCCGAGGTCTGCGACATCATCCAGTTGCCGGCCTTCCTGTCGCGCCAGACCGACCTGGTGGTGGCGATGGCCAAGACCGGTGCGGTGATCAACATCAAGAAAGCCCAATTCCTCGCGCCTCAGGAAATGAAACACATCCTGAGTAAGTGCGAAGAGGCCGGGAACGACCAGTTGATCCTCTGCGAGCGCGGCTCGAGCTTCGGCTACAACAACCTCGTGGTGGACATGCTCGGCTTCGGCATCATGAAGCAGTTCGAATACCCGGTGTTCTTCGACGTGACCCACGCGCTGCAGATGCCTGGCGGCCGTTCCGACTCCGCCGGTGGCCGTCGTGCCCAAGTGACCGACCTGGCCAAGGCCGGCATGAGCCAGTCCCTGGCGGGCCTGTTCCTCGAGGCCCACCCGGATCCGGATAACGCCAAGTGCGACGGCCCTTGCGCCTTGCGCCTGAACAAGCTGGAGCCGTTCCTGTCTCAGCTCAAGGCGTTGGACGATCTGGTCAAGGGTTTTCCGACGATAGAAACCGCGTAACACGGTTTTCTCCGGTAAAGTACCGCTCGATTATCGCTCTGGCCCGCTGGCCGCACTGCTCTTGTGGGAGCATGGCTTGCCAGCGATGGCGCCCTTGAGGCTCCCATCGCCGGCAAGCCGTGCTCCCACAGCGTTTCGTCAACTTTGGAGTGTTTACAACAATGGCAAAAATCGTCGACATCAAAGGTCGTGAAGTTCTCGACTCCCGTGGCAACCCCACTGTTGAAGCGGACGTGCTTCTCGACAACGGCATCATCGGCAGCGCCTGCGCGCCGTCCGGTGCTTCCACTGGCTCGCGCGAAGCGCTGGAGCTGCGTGATGGCGACAAGAGCCGTTACCTGGGCAAGGGCGTACTGAAGGCTGTTGCCAACATCAACGGTCCGATCCGTGACCTGTTGCTGGGCAAGGATCCTGCCGACCAGAAAGCCCTCGACCAGGCCATGATCAAGCTCGACGGTACTGAGAACAAAGCCACCCTGGGCGCCAACGCGATCCTCGCCGTGTCCCTGGCCGCCGCCAAGGCTGCCGCCCAGGACCAGGACCTGCCGCTGTACGCCCACATCGCCAACCTCAACGGTACACCGGGCGTCTACTCGATGCCGGTTCCGATGATGAACATCATCAACGGCGGCGAGCATGCCGACAACAACGTCGACATCCAGGAGTTCATGGTCCAGCCGGTTGGCGCCAAGTCCTTCTCCGAAGGCCTGCGCATGGGCACCGAGATTTTCCATCACCTCAAGGCCGTGCTGAAGGCCCGTGGCCTGAGCACCGCGGTTGGCGACGAAGGCGGTTTCGCCCCGAACCTGGCGTCCAACGAAGACGCGCTGAAAGTGATCTCCGAAGCCGTGGCCAACGCCGGCTACAAGCTGGGCACCGACGTGACCCTGGCCCTGGACTGCGCCGCCAGTGAGTTCTTCGAAGACGGCAAATACAACCTGTCCGGCGAAGGCCAGGTGTTCACGGCCGAAGGTTTTGCCGACTACCTCAAGGGCCTGACCGAGCGCTACCCGATCATCTCCATCGAAGACGGCCTGGACGAGTCCGACTGGGCTGGCTGGAAAATCCTCACCGACAAGATCGGCGAGAAAACCCAGCTGGTGGGCGACGACCTGTTCGTGACCAACACCAAGATCCTGAAAGAAGGCATCGACAAGAAGATTGCCAACTCGATCCTGATCAAGTTCAACCAGATCGGCACCCTGACCGAAACCCTGGAAGCCATCCAGATGGCCAAGGCCGCCGGCTACACCGCCGTGATCTCCCACCGCTCCGGTGAAACCGAGGATTCGACCATCGCCGACCTGGCCGTGGGCACCGCGGCAGGGCAGATCAAGACCGGTTCGCTGTGCCGTTCCGACCGCGTTTCCAAGTACAACCAACTGCTGCGTATCGAAGAGCAGTTGAACGGCAAGGCCAAGTACAACGGTCGTGCCGAGTTTCGCGGTTAAGCGGTAAATGGTAAAAAGACAGCGGGTTAGGGCGTTAAAGTCGCGATAGCGGCGGTTTTGCCTCTAATCTGATGCCTTATGAAGCACAAGCCTGGTTCTTCCAGGCTTCGTGCTATCAGACGTTTCAAAGTTTGGCATGGCGGTCTTTTTTCACTGGATACCTGATATTCGATGCGCAGTCCCAATTGGTTGTTTCTTGTCTTGCTCCTGTTGCTGGCCGGCCTGCAGTACCGCCTGTGGGTGGGTAATGGCAGCCTGGCGCAAGTGGCCGACCTGACACAGCAGATTGCCGACCAGCATGCCGAGAACGAAGCATTGCTGGAGCGTAATCGGGTGATGGACGCCGAAGTGATGGAACTGAAAAAAGGCATGGAGACCGTTGAAGAGCGGGCTCGCCATGAGTTGGGCATGGTCAAGGAGGGCGAAACCCTCTACCAGTTGGCCCAATGAGTATCCGCTTGCCGGCCTTCTGGGCCGTGATTCCTGCCGCGGGCGTCGGAGCCCGTATGGCCGCTGACCGTCCCAAGCAATACTTGCAACTGGGCGGGCGCACAATTCTTGAACACAGCCTCGGCTGTTTCCTCGACCATCCGACCGTCAAGGGCGTGGTGGTCTGCGTTGCACACGATGATCCTTACTGGCCGACCCTGGCCTGTGCTGGCGACACCCGCATCCAACGGGTGGACGGTGGCGCGCAGCGTTCGGATTCGGTGCTCAATGCCTTGTTGCACCTGCATGCCCAGGGCGCTGACGATCACGATTGGGTGCTGGTGCATGATGCCGCCCGGCCCAACCTGTCCCGGGACGATCTGGACTCCTTGCTCGGCGAGCTGGCGAACGACCCGGTCGGTGGCCTGCTGGCCGTCCCGGCCCGCGATACCCTCAAACGCGTCGACAAACACGGCCGTGTAGTGGAAACCGTTGATCGCAGTGTGATCTGGCAAGCCTATACGCCGCAGATGTTTCGCCTCGGGGCCCTGCATCGGGCGTTAGCCGATAGCCTGGTGGCGGATGCGGTGATTACCGATGAAGCCTCGGCCATGGAGTGGGCGGGCCAGGCGCCTCGGTTGATCGAAGGGCGGTCGGACAACATCAAGGTCACCCGGCCAGAAGATCTGGAGTGGTTGCGCCAGCGTTGGGCTTATCGTCATTAAGTGAAACCGCCATCGCGAGCAGGCTCGTTCCCACAAAGATCTCTGCCGTACATAGATTTTGTGTCCACCCAAGATCCTCTGTGGGAGCGAGCCTGCTCGCGAAGCGCTGGTTCAAACGCCGCTGATCTCCGGCATCAACCCCGATACTCCGGCCGCTCAGCCAACCCTTCCTTCAAGTAGTCCACCAGCTTGCGCACCTTCGGCGACAGGTGCCGTTGCTGTGGATACAGCGCCCACACGGCCGTATTCGGTGGCTGATGCGCCTCCAGCAGTGAGATCAACGCGCCGCTGTGCAAATGCTCCAGTACGTAGTAATCCGGTAACTGGCACAGCCCGACCCCCTGCAAGGTCGCCTCCAGCACCGCTTGGCCGCTGTTGCAGCGCCAGTTTCCCTGCACGCGTTGGGAAAATTCCCGCCCGTTCTGTTCCAGTTGCCAGAGGTCGGAACTGCCGATCAGACAGTTATGACGGCTCAACTCCGACAGGCTATGAGGGCGGCCATACCGCTCCAGGTAAGACGGTGAGGCGCACAGGTACATGCGACGCGGCGCGAGGCGCGTGGCAATCAGGCGTGAGTCCTGCAGACGACCCAGGCGAATCGCCAGGTCCAGCCCTTCGTGGACCAGGTCGAGGGGCCGATTGCTCAGTTCGATGTCTACTCGCAGTTGTGGGTAAAGCCCCATGAACCGTGTCACCAGCGGCACGATAAAGCGCTCGCCATAGGCCACCGCACAGGTCATTCGCAACATGCCCTTGGGTTCGCTGGTGAGATCGCCCACTGCGCGGAGTGCTTCCTCGCGGCCATCCTGCAACCGTTGGCAATGCTGCAAAAAGGTCTGCCCGGCCTCGGTCAGGGTGACCCGACGGGTACTGCGATACAGCAATCGTGTCTGTAGCCGCTCTTCAAGCCGTACGATTTGTCGACTGATGTGAGAGGAGGAAACCCCGAGGCGTTCGGCAGCGGCGGTGAATTGGCTGCACTCGGCCACCGCGACGAACTCGTCGATCCCTTCCCAGCGGTTATCGGACATGAAGGATTATCCCTGTATGGCAATAATGTTTTGCTTTCGATTGGATTATTCATCGTCCTGAGGCGGATTACACTCCCGGTCTTGTTTTTATTTGATGGAGAGACCGGATGATCAAGTCGCGCGCTGCCGTTGCCTTCGAGGCCAAGAAACCCCTGGAAATCGTTGAAGTCGACGTCGCCATGC belongs to Pseudomonas sp. B21-028 and includes:
- the kdsA gene encoding 3-deoxy-8-phosphooctulonate synthase, which produces MTQKIIRVGDIEIANDKPMVLFGGMNVLESRDMAMQVCEEYVKVTQKLGIPYVFKASFDKANRSSVSSYRGPGLEEGMRIFQDIKQAFGVPIITDVHEPDQAAVVAEVCDIIQLPAFLSRQTDLVVAMAKTGAVINIKKAQFLAPQEMKHILSKCEEAGNDQLILCERGSSFGYNNLVVDMLGFGIMKQFEYPVFFDVTHALQMPGGRSDSAGGRRAQVTDLAKAGMSQSLAGLFLEAHPDPDNAKCDGPCALRLNKLEPFLSQLKALDDLVKGFPTIETA
- the eno gene encoding phosphopyruvate hydratase; amino-acid sequence: MAKIVDIKGREVLDSRGNPTVEADVLLDNGIIGSACAPSGASTGSREALELRDGDKSRYLGKGVLKAVANINGPIRDLLLGKDPADQKALDQAMIKLDGTENKATLGANAILAVSLAAAKAAAQDQDLPLYAHIANLNGTPGVYSMPVPMMNIINGGEHADNNVDIQEFMVQPVGAKSFSEGLRMGTEIFHHLKAVLKARGLSTAVGDEGGFAPNLASNEDALKVISEAVANAGYKLGTDVTLALDCAASEFFEDGKYNLSGEGQVFTAEGFADYLKGLTERYPIISIEDGLDESDWAGWKILTDKIGEKTQLVGDDLFVTNTKILKEGIDKKIANSILIKFNQIGTLTETLEAIQMAKAAGYTAVISHRSGETEDSTIADLAVGTAAGQIKTGSLCRSDRVSKYNQLLRIEEQLNGKAKYNGRAEFRG
- the ispD gene encoding 2-C-methyl-D-erythritol 4-phosphate cytidylyltransferase, with protein sequence MSIRLPAFWAVIPAAGVGARMAADRPKQYLQLGGRTILEHSLGCFLDHPTVKGVVVCVAHDDPYWPTLACAGDTRIQRVDGGAQRSDSVLNALLHLHAQGADDHDWVLVHDAARPNLSRDDLDSLLGELANDPVGGLLAVPARDTLKRVDKHGRVVETVDRSVIWQAYTPQMFRLGALHRALADSLVADAVITDEASAMEWAGQAPRLIEGRSDNIKVTRPEDLEWLRQRWAYRH
- the ftsB gene encoding cell division protein FtsB, with the translated sequence MRSPNWLFLVLLLLLAGLQYRLWVGNGSLAQVADLTQQIADQHAENEALLERNRVMDAEVMELKKGMETVEERARHELGMVKEGETLYQLAQ
- a CDS encoding LysR substrate-binding domain-containing protein, whose product is MSDNRWEGIDEFVAVAECSQFTAAAERLGVSSSHISRQIVRLEERLQTRLLYRSTRRVTLTEAGQTFLQHCQRLQDGREEALRAVGDLTSEPKGMLRMTCAVAYGERFIVPLVTRFMGLYPQLRVDIELSNRPLDLVHEGLDLAIRLGRLQDSRLIATRLAPRRMYLCASPSYLERYGRPHSLSELSRHNCLIGSSDLWQLEQNGREFSQRVQGNWRCNSGQAVLEATLQGVGLCQLPDYYVLEHLHSGALISLLEAHQPPNTAVWALYPQQRHLSPKVRKLVDYLKEGLAERPEYRG